Proteins encoded by one window of Vigna radiata var. radiata cultivar VC1973A chromosome 5, Vradiata_ver6, whole genome shotgun sequence:
- the LOC106760636 gene encoding protein GAMETE EXPRESSED 3, whose translation MTLLLFFLVLVLVATFSSFSVSSYRWLSKPLLGDDDGRIYACSHSNFFAFESNGTIAWTLHLDYKCNLGNAPVRGGHGKVYLIADNRILVIKYGSIGGSEPEAEVFFGPRPGQPAEAEIIGLSVSTSGSTVYINVKNRGLFAYHSHGSLLWSVGPVLYQFGYRQGCRKNISDCYFDSSPVLDQCEASIYISNTEGELYCLSIRSRYFRWIQDFSSLDKNFTITPGNNGHLYVTVPTKALVLALDVFSGNVLWQRSIGPLSKVDSAPIVDSNGWISIGSLDGFLYSFSPNGVLKKFSRMNAENSMIQVGPFLDCSGFAVYSSQIEMEGKVSHTTGEYTLVSAIRPKGALFTMLVPATGSIYWSERYPGHVSTLFSESDLSRFVMNEETLLAFLAASTEIGTPLQCRTIGQKLASSCSQERTKLVSIYTGNERTIVLFLFFESSLMLVLIGLVRFCCTFWAKKKLKNQGLGSFLDKRCSLQLKKKALDRTITELEQKAAEETAMNSEVFEKLGDTVREREHIERKLSSSYSLGRDRTGSQPKPMLPVHQMGRRKSYSFEDAKQKMVTELHTLSDTSSGESSTEEEACMVEDMESSSTEATAQTPVVHLDSPSSE comes from the exons ATGACCCTTTTGCTTTTCTTCCTCGTATTGGTTTTGGTTGCTAcgttctcttctttttctgtctCTTCATATCGCTGGCTTTCCAAACCTCTTCTTGGAGATGATGATGGAAGGATCTATGCTTGTTCTCATAGCAACTTTTTTGCATTTGAAAGCAACGGAACCATTGCATGGACCTTGCATTTGGACTACAAATGCAACCTTGGTAATGCTCCAGTTCGTGGAGGTCATGGCAAG GTATATTTGATAGCTGATAACAGAATATTGGTGATTAAGTATGGAAGCATTGGAGGTTCTGAGCCAGAAGCAGAAGTTTTCTTTGGACCAAGACCAGGTCAACCAGCCGAGGCTGAAATTATTGGTCTCTCAGTGAGCACATCAGGCTCAACTGTTTACATCAATGTCAAGAATAGAGGACTCTTTGCATATCACTCACATGGAAGTTTGCTTTGGAGTGTGGGTCCTGTGCTTTACCAATTTGGCTACCGTCAAGGATGCAGGAAAAACATTTCAGATTGTTACTTTGATTCATCTCCTGTGCTTGATCAATGTGAGGCTAGTATATAT ATCTCAAACACAGAAGGTGAACTCTATTGTTTGTCGATTCGAAGCCGTTACTTTAGATGGATTCAGGATTTTAGTTCACTAGACAAAAATTTCACCATCACTCCTGGAAACAATGGTCATCTGTATGTAACAGTTCCAACCAAGGCTCTGGTTCTGGCTCTAGATGTCTTTTCTGGCAATGTTTTGTGGCAGAGAAGTATAGGGCCATTAAGCAAAGTTGATTCTGCTCCTATAGTGGACTCTAATG GATGGATATCTATTGGTTCATTGGATGGATTCCTATACTCATTTTCTCCAAATGGGGTTCTTAAGAAATTCTCAAGAATGAATGCAGAGAACTCTATGATTCAAGTTGGACCTTTTCTTGATTGCTCTGGATTTGCAGTGTACAGTTCACAGATAGAGATGGAAGGAAAAGTTAGCCACACAACTGGTGAATACACTCTTGTTTCAGCAATTCGACCAAAAGGGGCATTATTCACTATGTTGGTTCCTGCAACAGGATCAATCTATTGGTCTGAAAGATATCCTG GTCATGTTTCTACCTTATTTTCTGAGAGTGATCTAAGTCGTTTTGTCATGAATGAGGAAACTCTTCTTGCTTTCCTTGCTGCCTCAA CAGAGATTGGCACTCCACTGCAATGCCGAACTATAG GTCAGAAGCTTGCATCAAGCTGCTCTCAAGAAAGAACCAAGCTTGTCAGCATATACACAG GCAACGAAAGGACCATAGTATTGTTTCTGTTCTTTGAGTCTTCTCTCATGTTGGTACTAATTGGACTTGTAAGATTCTGCTGCACATTTTGGGCAAAAAAGAAGCTCAAAAATCAAGGCCTTGGAAGCTTCCTTGACAAGAGA TGCTCTCTTCAGCTGAAAAAGAAAGCTTTGGATAGGACAATCACAGAGCTTGAGCAAAAAGCTGCAGAGGAAACAGCAATGAACagtgaagtttttgaaaagtTGGGTGACACAGTAAGAGAAAGGGAGCATATAGAGAGGAAGCTCTCAAGCAGCTATAGTTTGGGAAGGGACAGGACTGGTTCACAACCAAAACCTATGCTTCCTGTACATCAAATGGGAAGAAGGAAAAGCTACTCATTTGAAGATGCAAAGCAAAAAATGGTGACAGAATTGCACACTTTAAGTGATACATCTTCTGGTGAAAGCAGCACTGAAGAAGAGGCTTGCATGGTTGAAGACATGGAGTCATCATCCACTGAGGCCACAGCACAAACACCTGTGGTGCATTTGGATTCTCCAAGCAGTGAATAG
- the LOC106760712 gene encoding 8-amino-7-oxononanoate synthase, with product MAENPSDWWDSWVEEALTTLHSLKVLRSLRPICLRSCSLQFGLRDAAFQVFDEMQHWDRSSVEVEIAESTFSRWMHDTPSAGDEIVCSAIGADDEAGASYEKFKKLILFSGNDYLGLSSHPTIGEAVAKAAQEHGMGPRGSALICGYTNYHRLLESSLADLKKKEDCLLCPTGFAANMAVMTAIGSIGTLLAGNSVPSEDEKIAVFSDALNHASIIDGIRLVERQKSVKVYIYRHCDMSHLNMLLSNCRMRKKVVVTDSLFSMDGDFAPMVELAGLRKKHGFLLVIDDAHGTFVCGKNGGGVAEEFNCEKDVDICIGTLSKAAGCHGGFIACSKKLKLLIQSRGRSFIFSTSAPVPIAAAAHAAVEVAKLETWRREAIWSRVKDFHLLTGIPVTSHIISLIVGSEDKALQASRYLLQSGFHVTAIRPPTVPPNSCRLRVALSAVHTRQDVENLAAALSRCINFQDTRIYGCNGYARL from the exons ATGGCGGAGAATCCGAGTGATTGGTGGGACTCGTGGGTGGAAGAGGCTCTCACTACCCTTCACTCCCTCAAAGTTCTCCGATCTCTCAGACCCATTTGCCTCCGCAGCTGCTCTCTCCAGTTTGGCCTCCGTGACGCCGCATTCCAGGTGTTCGATGAAATGCAGCACTGGGACCGCTCCTCTGTTGAAGTGGAAATTGCGGAGTCCACATTCAGTAGATGGATGCATGACACCCCAAGTGCTG GTGATGAGATTGTTTGTAGTGCGATTGGTGCTGATGACGAAGCAGGGGCATCTTATgagaagtttaaaaaattaattttgttttctggaAATGATTATCTAGGCCTAAGTTCCCATCCGACTATTGGAGAGGCTGTTGCAAAG GCAGCCCAGGAACATGGTATGGGACCAAGGGGTTCTGCTCTTATTTGTGGTTATACCAATTATCACAGGCTACTTGAGTCGAGCCTGGCAGACTTGAAGAAGAAAGAG GATTGCCTTCTTTGTCCCACAGGGTTTGCTGCCAATATGGCCGTGATGACGGCAATAGGAAGTATTGGTACTCTCCTAGCTGGGAATAGCGTACCTTCAGAGGATGAAAAGATCGCTGTCTTTTCTGATGCATTAAATCATGCATCAATAATTGATGGCATTCGTCTTGTTGAGCGACAAAAAAGTGTAaaggtttatatatatagacattGTGACATGTCCCACCTGAATATGCTATT ATCTAATTGCAGAATGAGGAAGAAAGTTGTGGTGACTGACAG CTTGTTTAGCATGGATGGCGACTTTGCACCTATGGTTGAGCTTGCTGGCCTTCGCAAGAAACATGGCTTTTTGTTAGTCATTGATGAT GCTCATGGAACATTTGTTTGTGGGAAAAATGGTGGCGGTGTTGCCGAGGAGTTCAACTGTGAGAAGGATGTGGACATATGCATTGGTACACTAAGTAAAGCTGCTGGTTGTCATGGAGGATTTATAGCTTGCAG CAAAAAGTTGAAACTGTTAATACAGTCAAGGGGTCgttcatttatattttcaacttcTGCACCAGTTCCCATTGCTGCCGCTGCTCATG CTGCGGTTGAAGTGGCAAAACTTGAGACATGGCGTAGAGAAGCTATTTGGAGCCGGGTGAAAGACTTTCATTTACTTACAGGAATCCCTGTTACAAGTCACATTATATCCCTGATAGTAGGCAGTGAAGACAAGGCACTCCAAGCAAGCCG GTATTTATTGCAATCTGGCTTCCACGTAACTGCAATCAGACCACCTACCGTGCCTCCAAATTCATGCAG gCTGCGAGTGGCTCTAAGTGCAGTTCACACAAGGCAAGATGTGGAAAACCTCGCAGCTGCACTCTCACGTTGCATCAATTTTCAAGACACTCGAATATATGGATGCAATGGCTATGCAAGACTATAG